One window of Candidatus Methylocalor cossyra genomic DNA carries:
- a CDS encoding ABC transporter substrate binding protein translates to MSSPVTARRPSKPGLLLVLCLLLLSTALASRAELSSVAVLYPNIREPYQSVFLQIVTGIEERLAVPVKRYPIMADGDGWSALEQRLAKDNPRGIIALGRLGFEAAEKFAGRWPVIVGAVMPNPGQTTRGLSGITLAPDPASLFQWLVKLTPTVKRVTVIYNRRIGLDAMEHAQKAASLQGLTLNALPAENLREAAGLYRDFLEGSSLDARDSLWLLQDASIFDENALLPVILKEAWDKNLVVFSSTPEHVKKGALFSLYPDNFGLGRSLAALALEQFQDGRQRAGRLLPLRDLLIAVNLRTAEHLGLRFSGHERRQFDLVFPSP, encoded by the coding sequence GTGTCCAGCCCCGTCACCGCGCGAAGGCCCTCGAAACCCGGGCTGTTGCTCGTCCTGTGCCTGCTCCTGTTGAGCACTGCGCTGGCCTCCCGCGCCGAATTGAGCTCGGTCGCGGTCCTTTACCCCAACATCCGCGAGCCCTATCAGAGCGTGTTCCTGCAGATCGTCACCGGCATCGAAGAGAGGCTGGCCGTCCCCGTCAAGCGCTATCCCATCATGGCCGACGGCGACGGCTGGTCGGCCCTGGAGCAACGGCTGGCCAAGGACAATCCGCGCGGGATTATCGCCCTCGGGCGCCTAGGCTTCGAGGCGGCGGAAAAGTTCGCAGGCCGCTGGCCGGTCATCGTCGGCGCAGTGATGCCCAACCCGGGCCAAACCACCCGAGGCCTGTCGGGAATCACCCTGGCGCCGGACCCGGCATCGCTGTTCCAATGGCTCGTTAAACTGACACCAACCGTGAAGCGTGTTACAGTAATCTATAACCGCCGCATTGGACTCGATGCCATGGAACATGCGCAAAAAGCCGCCAGCCTCCAGGGCCTGACCTTGAACGCCCTGCCAGCCGAAAACCTTCGGGAAGCGGCGGGCCTGTACCGGGATTTCTTGGAGGGATCCTCGTTGGATGCCAGGGACAGCCTATGGTTACTCCAGGACGCCTCCATCTTCGACGAGAACGCCCTGCTGCCGGTGATTCTCAAGGAAGCCTGGGACAAGAACCTGGTGGTCTTCTCCAGCACCCCAGAACACGTGAAAAAAGGCGCCCTGTTCTCCCTTTACCCGGATAACTTCGGCTTGGGCCGCAGCCTGGCGGCCCTGGCCCTGGAACAGTTCCAAGATGGTCGCCAGCGGGCGGGGCGGCTGCTGCCCCTTCGGGACCTGTTGATCGCAGTCAACCTCCGCACCGCAGAGCACCTG